In Paramormyrops kingsleyae isolate MSU_618 chromosome 13, PKINGS_0.4, whole genome shotgun sequence, a single window of DNA contains:
- the setd6 gene encoding N-lysine methyltransferase setd6 isoform X1: MKRNCTLRHQRGTQVLFPYRQNGADILRRDSSQTIDNSADLPLRNFLSWCETVGITLSDKVCLSKEGTVAEYGMLAKDDIEEGETLFVIPRRAVLSQSTTKVKTVLEEGKDSLESSSGWVPLLLALMLEYTTPESYWRSYLALWPDFKMLDHPMFWSKGERDSLLQGTGVPEAVDTDLANIQNEYNDIVLPFIRSHPDLWNPEKHNFELYKSLVAFVMAYSFQEPVEDDEDDEADPNPPMMVPMGDMLNHTSNHNTNLEYSPEALKMVSVCCIRAGEEVFNTYGQMANWQLLHMYGFIEPYPSNTNDTADIQMTSVYKAALQGSQSESEKRLLVEKWELLCEMEMVGDKGVFIFSQTGSLTDTELYATLKVLCLSAEEFEELRASEAWEEVEDEPEKMALAFSEEGISKLKPAWKQLVHGAARITLDSFAGDLEADKAVMDDEGAYGQLSCRQKCALQVRYGQKVILHQLLRMTQT, translated from the exons atgaaacgCAACTGTACATTGCGTCATCAACGAGGGACACAGGTCCTTTTCCCCTACAGGCAGAATGGCGCAGATATATTACGC AGGGACAGTAGCCAGACTATAGATAATTCTGCAGATCTACCACTCAGGAACTTTCTCTCCTGGTGTGAAACAGTGGGGATAACACTGAGCGATAAG GTCTGTTTAAGTAAGGAAGGCACTGTGGCTGAGTATGGCATGCTGGCCAAGGATGACATCGAGGAAGGAGAGACCCTCTTCGTCATTCCCAGGAGAGCTGTTCTGTCTCAGAGCACCACTAAAGTCAAAACTGTGTTAGAGGAAG GTAAAGACTCCCTGGAAAGCAGTTCTGGCTGGGTACCCCTTCTCTTGGCTCTGATGTTGGAGTATACAACTCCAGAGTCCTACTGGAGATCTTACTTAGCTCTTTGGCCTGATTTTAAGATGCTGGACCATCCCATGTTCTG GTCTAAGGGTGAGAGGGACAGCCTGCTTCAGGGAACAGGAGTTCCAGAGGCAGTGGACACCGACCTCGCCAACATCCAGAATGAGTACAACGACATCGTCCTGCCCTTCATCCGCTCGCACCCTGATCTTTGGAATCCGGAGAAGCACAATTTTGAGCTCTACAAGAGTCTGGTGGCTTTTGTCATGGCCTACAG TTTTCAGGAGCCTGTTgaggatgatgaagatgatgaagcTGATCCTAATCCTCCCATGATGGTCCCCATGGGTGACATGCTGAACCATACATCCAACCACAACACCAACCTGGAATACTCGCCT GAGGCCTTGAAGATGGTGTCAGTGTGCTGCATTAGAGCAGGAGAGGAGGTTTTTAACACCTATGGACAGATGGCCAACTGGCAACTCCTGCATATGTATGGATTCATTGAGCCGTATCCCAGCAACACAAATGACACAGCAGACATACAGATGACCAGTGTCTATAAGGCAGCTCTGCAAG GGAGTCAGAGTGAATCTGAGAAGCGTTTACTGGTGGAGAAGTGGGAGCTTCTGTGTGAGATGGAGATGGTGGGAGACAAGGGCGTGTTCATCTTCAGTCAAACGGGCTCACTCACGGACACGGAGCTCTATGCTACGCTGAAG GTCCTCTGCCTGTCCGCTGAGGAGTTTGAAGAGCTCAGAGCGAGCGAGGCCTGGGAGGAGGTGGAAGACGAGCCAGAAAAGATGGCCCTGGCGTTCTCCGAAGAGGGTATCTCCAAACTCAAGCCTGCCTGGAAGCAGCTGGTCCATGGTGCCGCTCGCATCACCTTGGACTCGTTTGCTGGGGACCTGGAGGCTGACAAAGCGGTCATGGATGACGAGGGGGCTTATGGCCAGCTGAGCTGCAGGCAGAAGTGTGCACTACAGGTGCGCTATGGACAGAAGGTGATCCTGCACCAGCTTCTGCGAATGACACAGACCTGA
- the setd6 gene encoding N-lysine methyltransferase setd6 isoform X2: MASDAKRLKRDSSQTIDNSADLPLRNFLSWCETVGITLSDKVCLSKEGTVAEYGMLAKDDIEEGETLFVIPRRAVLSQSTTKVKTVLEEGKDSLESSSGWVPLLLALMLEYTTPESYWRSYLALWPDFKMLDHPMFWSKGERDSLLQGTGVPEAVDTDLANIQNEYNDIVLPFIRSHPDLWNPEKHNFELYKSLVAFVMAYSFQEPVEDDEDDEADPNPPMMVPMGDMLNHTSNHNTNLEYSPEALKMVSVCCIRAGEEVFNTYGQMANWQLLHMYGFIEPYPSNTNDTADIQMTSVYKAALQGSQSESEKRLLVEKWELLCEMEMVGDKGVFIFSQTGSLTDTELYATLKVLCLSAEEFEELRASEAWEEVEDEPEKMALAFSEEGISKLKPAWKQLVHGAARITLDSFAGDLEADKAVMDDEGAYGQLSCRQKCALQVRYGQKVILHQLLRMTQT; encoded by the exons ATGGCATCCGATGCAAAAAGACTGAAG AGGGACAGTAGCCAGACTATAGATAATTCTGCAGATCTACCACTCAGGAACTTTCTCTCCTGGTGTGAAACAGTGGGGATAACACTGAGCGATAAG GTCTGTTTAAGTAAGGAAGGCACTGTGGCTGAGTATGGCATGCTGGCCAAGGATGACATCGAGGAAGGAGAGACCCTCTTCGTCATTCCCAGGAGAGCTGTTCTGTCTCAGAGCACCACTAAAGTCAAAACTGTGTTAGAGGAAG GTAAAGACTCCCTGGAAAGCAGTTCTGGCTGGGTACCCCTTCTCTTGGCTCTGATGTTGGAGTATACAACTCCAGAGTCCTACTGGAGATCTTACTTAGCTCTTTGGCCTGATTTTAAGATGCTGGACCATCCCATGTTCTG GTCTAAGGGTGAGAGGGACAGCCTGCTTCAGGGAACAGGAGTTCCAGAGGCAGTGGACACCGACCTCGCCAACATCCAGAATGAGTACAACGACATCGTCCTGCCCTTCATCCGCTCGCACCCTGATCTTTGGAATCCGGAGAAGCACAATTTTGAGCTCTACAAGAGTCTGGTGGCTTTTGTCATGGCCTACAG TTTTCAGGAGCCTGTTgaggatgatgaagatgatgaagcTGATCCTAATCCTCCCATGATGGTCCCCATGGGTGACATGCTGAACCATACATCCAACCACAACACCAACCTGGAATACTCGCCT GAGGCCTTGAAGATGGTGTCAGTGTGCTGCATTAGAGCAGGAGAGGAGGTTTTTAACACCTATGGACAGATGGCCAACTGGCAACTCCTGCATATGTATGGATTCATTGAGCCGTATCCCAGCAACACAAATGACACAGCAGACATACAGATGACCAGTGTCTATAAGGCAGCTCTGCAAG GGAGTCAGAGTGAATCTGAGAAGCGTTTACTGGTGGAGAAGTGGGAGCTTCTGTGTGAGATGGAGATGGTGGGAGACAAGGGCGTGTTCATCTTCAGTCAAACGGGCTCACTCACGGACACGGAGCTCTATGCTACGCTGAAG GTCCTCTGCCTGTCCGCTGAGGAGTTTGAAGAGCTCAGAGCGAGCGAGGCCTGGGAGGAGGTGGAAGACGAGCCAGAAAAGATGGCCCTGGCGTTCTCCGAAGAGGGTATCTCCAAACTCAAGCCTGCCTGGAAGCAGCTGGTCCATGGTGCCGCTCGCATCACCTTGGACTCGTTTGCTGGGGACCTGGAGGCTGACAAAGCGGTCATGGATGACGAGGGGGCTTATGGCCAGCTGAGCTGCAGGCAGAAGTGTGCACTACAGGTGCGCTATGGACAGAAGGTGATCCTGCACCAGCTTCTGCGAATGACACAGACCTGA
- the LOC111851890 gene encoding cytochrome P450 2F2-like, producing the protein MHSSFSLMIQRAVGGENDSVFNEVADSSQVTVIMVGTLLLLWIGFFLLFFLYRSQRPKNFPPGPRPIPLFGNLLQLTLDNPIEDLKKLSAQYGKVFSLYLGGRPAVVLNGLQAMKEAMVTKSVDFAGRPQGLMVSHITEGKGVILADYGPSWREHRRFALMTLRNFGLGKKSMEERILDEISYVITCLDRSVGQSMSPQTLFHKAASNIICSIIFGIRYDHDDKYLQDIIRMFTGNAKIFNGPWAMIYDALPLVRSLPLPFQKAFQNTAVLKKMAADMIAQHKSTRDPGEPRDLIDCYLDEIEKRGDNGSPFCEDQLIIYILDIYIAGTDTTSNTMLFALLYLMTYPEVQARCQQEIDTVLGDKTIVSYEDRHEMPYIQATIHEAQRLSSMVPFSVFHSTTKDTQLMGYNIPKGTLIIQNLSTVLHEEGQWKFPHDFNPTNFLNEQGEFVKPEAFMPFSVGPRVCLGESLARMELFLFLVTLLRRYQFVWPEDAGVPDLSPVWGVTLSPKPYKLGVRLRGDKTG; encoded by the exons ATGCACAGCAGCTTTTCACTTATGATACAAAGGGCAGTGGGAGGAGAGAATGACTCTGTATTTAATGAGGTTGCAGACAGCAGTCAGGTAACAGTCATCATGGTTGGCACTCTGCTCCTGCTTTGGATCGGATTCTTCCTGCTCTTCTTCCTCTACAGGTCTCAGAGGCCCAAAAACTTCCCCCCAGGTCCACGCCCTATACCACTCTTTGGGAATCTGCTACAGTTAACCTTGGATAATCCCATTGAGGACCTGAAGAAG CTGTCAGCGCAATACGGGAAggttttttctttatatttggGAGGAAGGCCTGCTGTGGTATTAAATGGCCTGCAGGCAATGAAAGAAGCAATGGTCACCAAGTCTGTGGATTTTGCAGGCAGACCCCAAGGTCTCATGGTCAGTCACATCACCGAGGGAAAAG GGGTCATACTGGCTGACTATGGTCCCAGCTGGAGGGAACACAGACGTTTTGCTCTCATGACCCTCAGGAACTTTGGTTTGGGGAAAAAGTCAATGGAAGAGAGGATCCTGGATGAAATTTCGTATGTTATTACATGTTTGGACAGAAGCGTTG GACAGTCCATGAGCCCACAGACTCTATTCCACAAAGCTGCTTCCAACATAATTTGTTCCATCATTTTTGGAATTCGATATGATCATGACGACAAATATCTTCAGGATATTATTCGTATGTTCACAGGAAATGCCAAAATTTTCAATGGACCATGGGCTATG ATCTACGATGCTCTTCCCCTGGTCCGCAGCCTCCCACTGcctttccaaaaggcttttcaGAACACTGCGGTGTTAAAGAAGATGGCTGCAGACATGATTGCTCAACACAAAAGCACGCGTGACCCCGGAGAGCCACGGGATTTAATTGACTGCTATTTGGATGAAATAGAAAAG AGAGGTGACAATGGATCTCCTTTCTGTGAAGACCAATTAATAATCTACATTCTGGACATCTACATCGCTGGGACAGACACCACCTCCAACACTATGCTGTTTGCTTTGCTGTACCTTATGACCTATCCAGAGGTTCAGG CAAGGTGTCAGCAGGAGATTGATACTGTGCTTGGGGACAAAACCATTGTGTCTTATGAGGACAGACACGAGATGCCCTACATACAGGCCACGATCCATGAAGCTCAGCGTCTCTCCAGCATGGTTCCCTTCAGTGTCTTTCATTCTACTACCAAAGACACCCAGCTTATGGGCTACAACATCCCTAAG GGAACCCTCATTATTCAGAACCTTTCCACTGTCCTGCATGAGGAGGGCCAGTGGAAGTTCCCCCATGACTTCAACCCCACCAACTTCCTGAATGAGCAGGGCGAGTTTGTGAAGCCTGAGGCCTTCATGCCCTTCTCTGTGG GGCCTCGTGTTTGTCTGGGGGAAAGCCTGGCCCGTATGGAGCTGTTCCTCTTTCTGGTGACTCTGTTACGCCGTTACCAGTTTGTTTGGCCTGAGGATGCCGGGGTGCCAGACCTCAGCCCTGTGTGGGGTGTGACGCTGTCACCGAAACCCTACAAGCTGGGAGTCAGGCTAAGGGGAGACAAGACAGGCTGA
- the e2f4 gene encoding transcription factor E2F4 codes for MGAAPSEWVEGGRTEVVLFKERSCGASVRRVCLTVAPPEAIRRRLIRLIWTSLPGGCRPKGFRRQVAGPDRTRPISLIRPDSHTDSGTGPRQPGCSRRLNAGGVDRICKVRSQDCVQGQQRTEQGEPGSLLMDVDLAGTDLRAMAESLQPQTPSRHEKSLGLLTTKFVTLLQEAKDGVLDLKIAADTLAVRQKRRIYDITNVLEGIGLIEKKSKNSIQWKGVGPGCNTREITDKLIHLKAELEDLDRREHELDQQRVWVQQSIKNVTDDTQNSRQAYVTHDDICSCFKGDTLLAIRAPSGTQLEVPIPEAVMNGQKKYQIHLKSTSGPIEVLLVNKDTSGSAPVVLPVPPPEEMFQSLPTVAVPKPAAQPGTQQATPPSSHSPTAASPASTPAPAMPTSEPSGNSTSLDPAPEVTVMDHTQSLETQPLQSSASLDNGSSISPSVEVFEPIKSDPSELLDFPKELSEMFDPTKEIMSADLLEELMASEVFSPLLRLSPPPGDHDYIYNLDESEGLCDLFDVPILNL; via the exons ATGggtgcagctcccagcgaatGGGTGGAGGGCGGAAGGACGGAGGTCGTTTTATTTAAAGAGCGGAGCTGCGGAGCTTCAGTGAGGCGCGTGTGTTTGACGGTGGCGCCTCCAGAAGCAATACGAAGGCGCCTTATACGTTTAATATG GACCTCATTGCCGGGTGGCTGCAGGCCGAAAGGATTCAGGAGGCAGGTAGCCGGACCGGACCGAACTCGCCCCATCTCCCTTATTCGACCGGACAGCCACACCGACTCCGGCACCGGACCGCGGCAGCCCGGGTGCTCCAGGCGGCTCAACGCCGGCGGCGTGGACCGCATCTGTAAGGTCAGGAGCCAGGACTGCGTGCAGGGACAACAACGGACCGAGCAAGGCGAACCGGGCAGTTTGCTGATGGATGTGGACTTGGCCGGTACCGACCTGCGAGCCATGGCCGAGTCTCTGCAGCCTCAAACTCCCAGCCGCCACGAGAAGAGCCTGGGACTGCTCACCACCAAATTTGTGACTTTGCTTCAGGAGGCGAAGGACGGGGTTCTCGACCTGAAAATA GCTGCAGACACCCTTGCCGTCAGACAGAAGAGGCGCATATACGACATCACAAACGTTTTGGAAGGTATTGGTCTCATCGAGAAGAAATCCAAGAACAGCATCCAGTGGAA GGGCGTCGGTCCTGGCTGCAACACACGGGAGATCACCGACAAGCTGATCCACCTGAAGGCCGAGCTGGAGGACCTTGACCGGCGGGAACACGAGCTGGACCAGCAGAGGGTCTGGGTGCAGCAGAGCATCAAGAACGTGACAGACGACACGCAGAACAGCAG GCAGGCGTATGTTACCCACGATGacatctgcagctgttttaaaG GTGATACACTCTTGGCCATTCGTGCGCCCTCAGGAACACAGCTGGAGGTGCCCATACCAGAGGCT GTGATGAATGGACAGAAGAAGTACCAGATCCACTTGAAGAGCACGTCTGGCCCCATTGAGGTCTTACTGGTCAACAAGGACACGTCGGGCTCAGCTCCCGTGGTCCTGCCCGTCCCACCTCCTGAGGAGATGTTCCAGAGTCTTCCGACTGTAGCTGTGCCAAAGCCGGCTGCCCAGCCTGGGACTcagcaggccacgccccccagCAGCCACAGCCCAACCGCAGCCTCTCCCGCATCGACGCCCGCCCCCGCCATGCCCACCTCGG AACCTTCCGGAAACAGCACTTCCCTGGATCCAGCTCCTGAAGTCACAGTAATGGATCACACCCAATCACTGGAGACACAGCCCTTGCAGTCGTCCGCGTCTCTGGACAATGGCTCGTCCATCTCGCCGTCCGTGGAGGTTTTCGAGCCCATCAAGTCTGACCCGTCGGAAT TGCTGGATTTCCCGAAAGAGCTCTCGGAGATGTTTGACCCCACGAAAG AAATAATGAGTGCTGATCTCCTGGAGGAGCTCATGGCTTCAGAAG TGTTCTCACCGTTGCTTCGCCTTTCCCCACCGCCGGGCGACCACGATTACATCTACAACCTCGATGAAAGCGAAGGCCTCTGTGACCTCTTCGATGTTCCCATTCTGAACCTCTGA